The following are encoded together in the Populus trichocarpa isolate Nisqually-1 chromosome 5, P.trichocarpa_v4.1, whole genome shotgun sequence genome:
- the LOC7460927 gene encoding uncharacterized protein LOC7460927 isoform X3 — protein MTGGRCHRRKKMMGRGPDGGCGTGERSCRPISRVPASNSLMKESEIPQPKVKKSNPLEVDFFSQAHKVLSVRSPFDAAENASGSGVSSFPSASTLPSRLASLLRQSNGSRKRHKRSHSGADKKSSSRPSDGSKRGNIWVETEDYFRELTLPDIDDLFELSSLFNSLGYSKCFYIPYIGNEKTERIETIVTNVKTGENVNGKFEESETNEQTDTRANVENANGNFEMDCMGGNGNGLVLKDEVNQEDEQLMEIDVVTQSDGAVCLPQEKAKTCSVSDLSSSVEWLLGCRNRDILTSEKPSKKRKLLGSDAGLEKVLVGCPCEGNLPLCDFCCKSEMGNDSNRLIICSSCKVAVHPKCYGVQGDVSESWLCSWCKQKSDGNDLAKQSCVLCPKQGGALKPVDVDNGKSVLDFVHLFCSQWMPEVYIEDLAKMEPIMNVSGIKETRRKLVCNVCKVKCGTCVRCSHGTCRTAFHPICAREARHRMEVWGKYGTDNVELRAFCSKHTELPNDRDTHQLGEAFVPASHDCSVASHNPSTLQMDKQRKLNIGQNGDKLAVHTETSDTNSGKPGDGELWEIGLFDSRSNAEPLSESGDVDKLIDIGIFERGGYEGASTDSRNLLLILKKEVNLVPDFQSKLVKWFQNHVYVASQRKYLKVKLKSMILPKAEIVTADHSDGITISETDITDAVAVKSVPPRRRTKSNFRVLRDNGVICSQEEIFSDNSMLMEDMKVVSQLRGEEPEKSSEASFPDVSEKIADAFQDSSVVHLPKSEGSSDNVSGGSLSEKIKPVHAAIPEKSNSINTDGGVPLYSDVNLVIPNFIKPEEYSNFYVHSCVHEKLSQIQIGMLLQKGISELEGSKDREISHLEASCNPSVFCNHQNKHSKCNDLICNSSEVNLEQLAKAKKLGILKLSPVDEVEGEIIYFQKRLLGNAVARKHFTDNLISKVARHLPQEMDAARGKSWDEVLVSQYLCDVREAKKRGRKERRHKEAQAVLAAATAAAAASSRSSSFRKDAFDESACQEKYNTASVRAGISSLLTRRPKEMLSRVAIPRISLEKYSDFVQSVSGFSKDHPRSCDICRRFETILNHILVCSGCKVEVHLDCYRCGKESNGPWHCELCEELLSSRCSGAPVNFWDRANSAECGLCGGITGAFRKSTDGRWVHAFCAEWVFEPTFRRGQVNPVEGMETIAKEINICCVCRHRHGVCIKCNAGHCQTTFHPTCARSAGFYMNVKTLNGKMQHMAYCEKHSLEQKAKTGTQKHGEEEIKSMRQVRGQLERLRLLCERIVRREKIKRELVLCSHSILACKRDQVARSVLVSSPFFPTDVSSESATTSLKGNTDGYKSFGDAVQRSDDVTVDSTISVKHRIKVTLTMDTDQKTDDSSTSQSHFTPKPSERMPFAGKQIPQRPSSASYSILEEGEWSSKSKHYETFEKELVMTSDEASMKNQKLPKGYFYIPVDCLPKEKQINQDACSGEPLEHDR, from the exons ATGACCGGAGGCCGATGCCACCGGCGAAAGAAGATGATGGGTAGGGGTCCTGACGGAGGTTGCGGCACTGGCGAGAGGTCTTGCCGTCCAATTTCTAGGGTTCCGGCATCCAATTCCCTCATGAAGGAGTCTGAAATACCTCAACCAAAAGTAAAGAAATCGAATCCACTCGAGGTTGATTTCTTCTCCCAAGCTCACAAGGTCTTAAGCGTGCGCTCGCCATTTGATGCTGCAGAGAATGCGTCTGGTTCTGGTGTTTCGAGTTTTCCAAGTGCGTCTACTTTGCCAAGCAGGTTGGCTAGTTTGTTGAGGCAATCAAATGGGAGCAGAAAGAGACATAAAAGGTCTCATTCTGGAGCGGATAAGAAGTCTTCTTCGAGGCCAAGTGACGGGTCTAAAAGAGGGAATATTTGGGTTGAGACTGAAGATTACTTTAGGGAATTGACATTGCCTGAtattgatgatttgtttgagttatcttctttatttaattctttaggTTATAGTAAGTGTTTTTACATTCCATATATTGGAAATGAGAAAACTGAGAGAATCGAGACCATTGTGACAAATGTGAAAACTGGGGAAAATGTGAATGGGAAGTTTGAAGAAAGCGAGACTAATGAACAAACCGACACAAGGGCCAATGTGGAGAATGCAAATGGTAACTTTGAAATGGATTGTATGGGTGGAAATGGAAATGGACTCGTCTTGAAAGACGAAGTCAATCAAGAGGATGAGCAGTTAATGGAAATCGACGTTGTGACTCAAAGTGATGGAGCTGTGTGTTTGCCCCAGGAGAAAGCAAAGACGTGCTCTGTTTCTGATTTGTCTAGCAGTGTAGAGTGGCTTTTAGGTTGTAGAAATAGGGATATATTGACCTCTGAAAAGCCTTCCAAGAAGCGGAAACTTTTAGGCAGTGATGCAGGGTTGGAGAAGGTTTTGGTTGGTTGTCCTTGTGAAGGAAACTTGCCATTATGTGATTTTTGCTGCAAGAGCGAGATGGGTAATGATTCAAACCGGTTGATTATTTGCTCTTCTTGCAAGGTTGCTGTTCATCCTAAGTGTTACGGTGTGCAAGGAGATGTAAGCGAGTCGTGGTTGTGTTCCTGGTGCAAGCAGAAGAGTGATGGCAATGATTTAGCGAAGCAGTCTTGTGTACTTTGTCCGAAGCAGGGTGGTGCTTTGAAACCTGTTGATGTAGACAATGGTAAGTCTGTTCTGGATTTTGTGCACTTGTTTTGTTCCCAGTGGATGCCTGAGGTCTATATAGAGGATTTAGCAAAGATGGAGCCAATTATGAATGTGAGTGGAATTAAGGAAACCCGAAGAAAATTAGTGTGTAATGTATGCAAGGTGAAGTGTGGTACCTGTGTTCGGTGCAGTCATG GAACTTGTAGAACTGCTTTCCATCCTATATGTGCAAGGGAAGCAAGACATAGGATGGAGGTCTGGGGGAAATATGGTACTGATAAT GTTGAATTACGAGCCTTTTGCTCAAAGCACACTGAACTCCCTAATGATAGGGATACCCATCAATTAGGAGAGGCTTTTGTGCCTGCCAGCCATGACTGCTCTGTTGCCAGCCATAATCCATCAACGTTGCAAATGGACAAACAGCGTAAGTTAAATATTGGCCAAAATGGAGACAAACTTGCAGTCCACACAGAAACTTCTGATACTAATTCTGGTAAACCTGGTGATGGTGAGTTATGGGAAATAGGATTGTTTGATTCCAGATCAAATGCTGAACCTTTGTCAGAATCTGGGGACGTGGACAAACTCATTGATATAGGGATATTTGAGAGAGGTGGCTATGAGGGTGCTAGCACTGACTCCCGAAATCTTTTGCTGATTTTGAAGAAG GAAGTTAATTTGGTCCCTGATTTTCAGTCCAAATTAGTCAAGTGGTTTCAGAATCATGTTTATGTGGCCAGTCAACGTAAATATTTGAAAGTTAAACTAAAATCCATGATTTTACCAAAGGCTGAGATTGTAACAGCAGACCATTCTGATGGTATAACTATATCTGAGACTGATATTACAGATGCTGTTGCTGTTAAATCAGTTCCCCCTCGGAGAAGAACCAAAAGTAACTTTAGAGTTTTGAGGGATAACGGAGTAATTTGCTCACAAGAGGAAATTTTTAGTGACAACAGTATGCTAATGGAAGATATGAAAGTTGTCAGTCAGCTGAGAGGTGAAGAACCTGAAAAATCTAGTGAAGCATCCTTCCCTGATGTATCTGAAAAG ATCGCTGATGCGTTTCAAGACTCTTCAGTGGTGCATTTGCCTAAAAGTGAAG GCAGTTCAGATAATGTCTCAGGTGGAAGCCTTTCTGAAAAAATCAAGCCAGTTCATGCAGCTATTCCAGAGAAGAGCAATTCAATTAACACAGATGGGGGAGTTCCTCTTTATTCAGATGTTAATTTAGTCATCCCTAATTTCat AAAACCAGAAGAATATTCTAATTTTTATGTCCATTCATGTGTCCATGAGAAGCTGTCACAGATACAAATTGGAATGCTTTTACAGAAAGGAATTTCTGAACTTGAAG GTTCAAAAGACAGAGAAATCTCTCATTTGGAGGCCTCTTGCAATCCCAGTGTCTTCTGTAATCATCAGAATAAACACTCAAAATGCAATGACTTGATCTGTAATTCAAGTGAAGTAAATTTAGAGCAGTTGGCTAAGGCTAAGAAACTGGGAATTCTCAAACTGTCTCCAGTGGATGAAGTGGAAggagaaattatttattttcagaagAGGCTACTTGGCAATGCAGTTGCAAGGAAGCACTTCACTG ATAATTTAATATCTAAGGTTGCCAGGCATCTACCCCAGGAGATGGATGCAGCTAGGGGGAAAAGTTGGGATGAAGTGCTTGTTAGCCAATATCTTTGTGATGTTAGAGAAGCAAAGAAGCGGGGCAGGAAAGAAAGAAGGCACAAGGAAGCCCAGGCTGTTCTAGCTGCTGCaactgcagcagcagcagcttcttCTCGGTCTTCATCATTTAGGAAAGATGCCTTTGATGAATCTGCTTGTCAGGAG AAATATAACACTGCTAGTGTGAGGGCTGGCATTTCTTCTCTGTTGACGCGACGTCCAAAAGAAATGCTTTCAAGGGTGGCTATTCCAAGGATTTCATTAGAGAAGTACTCTGATTTTGTTCAGTCAGTTTCAGGTTTTTCTAAAGATCATCCTAGATCATGTGACATATGCAGACGATTTGAGACAATACTGAACCACATCCTAGTCTGCTCTGGCTGCAAG GTTGAGGTTCACTTGGATTGCTATCGTTGTGGGAAGGAATCTAATGGTCCATGGCATTGTGAATTATGTGAAGAATTATTGTCATCTAGATGCTCTGGAGCTCCTGTCAATTTCTGGGACAGGGCAAATAGTGCGGAATGTGGTTTATGTGGTGGTATTACTGGTGCTTTCAGGAAATCTACTGATGGTAGATGGGTTCATGCCTTTTGTGCAGAG tGGGTCTTTGAACCAACATTCAGAAGGGGACAAGTAAATCCTGTTGAAGGAATG GAAACGATTGCAAAGGAGATTAACATTTGTTGTGTCTGCCGTCATAGACATGGTGTCTGCATAAAA TGTAACGCTGGTCACTGTCAGACCACATTTCATCCAACTTGCGCTAGAAGTGCGGGTTTTTACATGAATGTTAAGACTCTTAATGGCAAGATGCAGCACATGGCATATTGTGAAAAGCATAGCTTGGAGCAGAAGGCAAAG ACTGGAACTCAAAAACATGGAGAAGAGGAGATAAAGAGCATGAGGCAAGTCAGG gGTCAACTGGAGAGATTGCGTCTTCTTTGTGAAAGAATTGTTAGACgtgaaaaaataaag CGGGAGTTGGTTTTATGCTCACACAGCATACTTGCTTGCAAACGAGACCAAGTTGCTCGATCGGTGCTTGTTAGCAGTCCCTTTTTCCCTACAGATGTTAGTTCAGAATCAGCTACAACATCCCTCAAAGGGAATACAGATGGGTACAAGTCATTTGGTGATGCTGTCCAAAGGTCAGATGATGTCACAGTAGACAGCACCATTTCTGTCAAGCACAGAATTAAGGTGACTTTGACCATGGACACTGACCAAAAGACAGATGACAGCTCCACATCTCAAAGTCATTTTACTCCAAAACCTTCAGAGAGGATGCCTTTTGCTGGGAAGCAAATACCTCAAAGACCTTCTTCTGCATCTTATAGTATTTTGGAAGAGGGAGAATGGAGCTCAAAATCAAAG CATTATGAGACTTTTGAGAAAGAGTTGGTAATGACTTCAGATGAAGCATCGATGAAGAACCAGAAATTACCTAAAGGATATTTCTATATTCCTGTTGATTGCCTTCCAAAGGAGAAGCAGATCAATCAGGATGCTTGTTCTGGTGAACCCTTGGAACATGATAGGTAG
- the LOC7460927 gene encoding uncharacterized protein LOC7460927 isoform X4: MTGGRCHRRKKMMGRGPDGGCGTGERSCRPISRVPASNSLMKESEIPQPKVKKSNPLEVDFFSQAHKVLSVRSPFDAAENASGSGVSSFPSASTLPSRLASLLRQSNGSRKRHKRSHSGADKKSSSRPSDGSKRGNIWVETEDYFRELTLPDIDDLFELSSLFNSLGYSKCFYIPYIGNEKTERIETIVTNVKTGENVNGKFEESETNEQTDTRANVENANGNFEMDCMGGNGNGLVLKDEVNQEDEQLMEIDVVTQSDGAVCLPQEKAKTCSVSDLSSSVEWLLGCRNRDILTSEKPSKKRKLLGSDAGLEKVLVGCPCEGNLPLCDFCCKSEMGNDSNRLIICSSCKVAVHPKCYGVQGDVSESWLCSWCKQKSDGNDLAKQSCVLCPKQGGALKPVDVDNGKSVLDFVHLFCSQWMPEVYIEDLAKMEPIMNVSGIKETRRKLVCNVCKVKCGTCVRCSHGTCRTAFHPICAREARHRMEVWGKYGTDNVELRAFCSKHTELPNDRDTHQLGEAFVPASHDCSVASHNPSTLQMDKQRLFDSRSNAEPLSESGDVDKLIDIGIFERGGYEGASTDSRNLLLILKKLIDQGKVNAEELAMEIGMSPDLINSTLAEVNLVPDFQSKLVKWFQNHVYVASQRKYLKVKLKSMILPKAEIVTADHSDGITISETDITDAVAVKSVPPRRRTKSNFRVLRDNGVICSQEEIFSDNSMLMEDMKVVSQLRGEEPEKSSEASFPDVSEKIADAFQDSSVVHLPKSEGSSDNVSGGSLSEKIKPVHAAIPEKSNSINTDGGVPLYSDVNLVIPNFIKPEEYSNFYVHSCVHEKLSQIQIGMLLQKGISELEGSKDREISHLEASCNPSVFCNHQNKHSKCNDLICNSSEVNLEQLAKAKKLGILKLSPVDEVEGEIIYFQKRLLGNAVARKHFTDNLISKVARHLPQEMDAARGKSWDEVLVSQYLCDVREAKKRGRKERRHKEAQAVLAAATAAAAASSRSSSFRKDAFDESACQEKYNTASVRAGISSLLTRRPKEMLSRVAIPRISLEKYSDFVQSVSGFSKDHPRSCDICRRFETILNHILVCSGCKVEVHLDCYRCGKESNGPWHCELCEELLSSRCSGAPVNFWDRANSAECGLCGGITGAFRKSTDGRWVHAFCAEWVFEPTFRRGQVNPVEGMETIAKEINICCVCRHRHGVCIKCNAGHCQTTFHPTCARSAGFYMNVKTLNGKMQHMAYCEKHSLEQKAKTGTQKHGEEEIKSMRQVRGQLERLRLLCERIVRREKIKRELVLCSHSILACKRDQVARSVLVSSPFFPTDVSSESATTSLKGNTDGYKSFGDAVQRSDDVTVDSTISVKHRIKVTLTMDTDQKTDDSSTSQSHFTPKPSERMPFAGKQIPQRPSSASYSILEEGEWSSKSKHYETFEKELVMTSDEASMKNQKLPKGYFYIPVDCLPKEKQINQDACSGEPLEHDR, from the exons ATGACCGGAGGCCGATGCCACCGGCGAAAGAAGATGATGGGTAGGGGTCCTGACGGAGGTTGCGGCACTGGCGAGAGGTCTTGCCGTCCAATTTCTAGGGTTCCGGCATCCAATTCCCTCATGAAGGAGTCTGAAATACCTCAACCAAAAGTAAAGAAATCGAATCCACTCGAGGTTGATTTCTTCTCCCAAGCTCACAAGGTCTTAAGCGTGCGCTCGCCATTTGATGCTGCAGAGAATGCGTCTGGTTCTGGTGTTTCGAGTTTTCCAAGTGCGTCTACTTTGCCAAGCAGGTTGGCTAGTTTGTTGAGGCAATCAAATGGGAGCAGAAAGAGACATAAAAGGTCTCATTCTGGAGCGGATAAGAAGTCTTCTTCGAGGCCAAGTGACGGGTCTAAAAGAGGGAATATTTGGGTTGAGACTGAAGATTACTTTAGGGAATTGACATTGCCTGAtattgatgatttgtttgagttatcttctttatttaattctttaggTTATAGTAAGTGTTTTTACATTCCATATATTGGAAATGAGAAAACTGAGAGAATCGAGACCATTGTGACAAATGTGAAAACTGGGGAAAATGTGAATGGGAAGTTTGAAGAAAGCGAGACTAATGAACAAACCGACACAAGGGCCAATGTGGAGAATGCAAATGGTAACTTTGAAATGGATTGTATGGGTGGAAATGGAAATGGACTCGTCTTGAAAGACGAAGTCAATCAAGAGGATGAGCAGTTAATGGAAATCGACGTTGTGACTCAAAGTGATGGAGCTGTGTGTTTGCCCCAGGAGAAAGCAAAGACGTGCTCTGTTTCTGATTTGTCTAGCAGTGTAGAGTGGCTTTTAGGTTGTAGAAATAGGGATATATTGACCTCTGAAAAGCCTTCCAAGAAGCGGAAACTTTTAGGCAGTGATGCAGGGTTGGAGAAGGTTTTGGTTGGTTGTCCTTGTGAAGGAAACTTGCCATTATGTGATTTTTGCTGCAAGAGCGAGATGGGTAATGATTCAAACCGGTTGATTATTTGCTCTTCTTGCAAGGTTGCTGTTCATCCTAAGTGTTACGGTGTGCAAGGAGATGTAAGCGAGTCGTGGTTGTGTTCCTGGTGCAAGCAGAAGAGTGATGGCAATGATTTAGCGAAGCAGTCTTGTGTACTTTGTCCGAAGCAGGGTGGTGCTTTGAAACCTGTTGATGTAGACAATGGTAAGTCTGTTCTGGATTTTGTGCACTTGTTTTGTTCCCAGTGGATGCCTGAGGTCTATATAGAGGATTTAGCAAAGATGGAGCCAATTATGAATGTGAGTGGAATTAAGGAAACCCGAAGAAAATTAGTGTGTAATGTATGCAAGGTGAAGTGTGGTACCTGTGTTCGGTGCAGTCATG GAACTTGTAGAACTGCTTTCCATCCTATATGTGCAAGGGAAGCAAGACATAGGATGGAGGTCTGGGGGAAATATGGTACTGATAAT GTTGAATTACGAGCCTTTTGCTCAAAGCACACTGAACTCCCTAATGATAGGGATACCCATCAATTAGGAGAGGCTTTTGTGCCTGCCAGCCATGACTGCTCTGTTGCCAGCCATAATCCATCAACGTTGCAAATGGACAAACAGC GATTGTTTGATTCCAGATCAAATGCTGAACCTTTGTCAGAATCTGGGGACGTGGACAAACTCATTGATATAGGGATATTTGAGAGAGGTGGCTATGAGGGTGCTAGCACTGACTCCCGAAATCTTTTGCTGATTTTGAAGAAG TTAATTGACCAAGGAAAAGTCAATGCTGAAGAGTTGGCAATGGAAATTGGCATGTCACCTGATTTGATAAATTCAACATTGGCT GAAGTTAATTTGGTCCCTGATTTTCAGTCCAAATTAGTCAAGTGGTTTCAGAATCATGTTTATGTGGCCAGTCAACGTAAATATTTGAAAGTTAAACTAAAATCCATGATTTTACCAAAGGCTGAGATTGTAACAGCAGACCATTCTGATGGTATAACTATATCTGAGACTGATATTACAGATGCTGTTGCTGTTAAATCAGTTCCCCCTCGGAGAAGAACCAAAAGTAACTTTAGAGTTTTGAGGGATAACGGAGTAATTTGCTCACAAGAGGAAATTTTTAGTGACAACAGTATGCTAATGGAAGATATGAAAGTTGTCAGTCAGCTGAGAGGTGAAGAACCTGAAAAATCTAGTGAAGCATCCTTCCCTGATGTATCTGAAAAG ATCGCTGATGCGTTTCAAGACTCTTCAGTGGTGCATTTGCCTAAAAGTGAAG GCAGTTCAGATAATGTCTCAGGTGGAAGCCTTTCTGAAAAAATCAAGCCAGTTCATGCAGCTATTCCAGAGAAGAGCAATTCAATTAACACAGATGGGGGAGTTCCTCTTTATTCAGATGTTAATTTAGTCATCCCTAATTTCat AAAACCAGAAGAATATTCTAATTTTTATGTCCATTCATGTGTCCATGAGAAGCTGTCACAGATACAAATTGGAATGCTTTTACAGAAAGGAATTTCTGAACTTGAAG GTTCAAAAGACAGAGAAATCTCTCATTTGGAGGCCTCTTGCAATCCCAGTGTCTTCTGTAATCATCAGAATAAACACTCAAAATGCAATGACTTGATCTGTAATTCAAGTGAAGTAAATTTAGAGCAGTTGGCTAAGGCTAAGAAACTGGGAATTCTCAAACTGTCTCCAGTGGATGAAGTGGAAggagaaattatttattttcagaagAGGCTACTTGGCAATGCAGTTGCAAGGAAGCACTTCACTG ATAATTTAATATCTAAGGTTGCCAGGCATCTACCCCAGGAGATGGATGCAGCTAGGGGGAAAAGTTGGGATGAAGTGCTTGTTAGCCAATATCTTTGTGATGTTAGAGAAGCAAAGAAGCGGGGCAGGAAAGAAAGAAGGCACAAGGAAGCCCAGGCTGTTCTAGCTGCTGCaactgcagcagcagcagcttcttCTCGGTCTTCATCATTTAGGAAAGATGCCTTTGATGAATCTGCTTGTCAGGAG AAATATAACACTGCTAGTGTGAGGGCTGGCATTTCTTCTCTGTTGACGCGACGTCCAAAAGAAATGCTTTCAAGGGTGGCTATTCCAAGGATTTCATTAGAGAAGTACTCTGATTTTGTTCAGTCAGTTTCAGGTTTTTCTAAAGATCATCCTAGATCATGTGACATATGCAGACGATTTGAGACAATACTGAACCACATCCTAGTCTGCTCTGGCTGCAAG GTTGAGGTTCACTTGGATTGCTATCGTTGTGGGAAGGAATCTAATGGTCCATGGCATTGTGAATTATGTGAAGAATTATTGTCATCTAGATGCTCTGGAGCTCCTGTCAATTTCTGGGACAGGGCAAATAGTGCGGAATGTGGTTTATGTGGTGGTATTACTGGTGCTTTCAGGAAATCTACTGATGGTAGATGGGTTCATGCCTTTTGTGCAGAG tGGGTCTTTGAACCAACATTCAGAAGGGGACAAGTAAATCCTGTTGAAGGAATG GAAACGATTGCAAAGGAGATTAACATTTGTTGTGTCTGCCGTCATAGACATGGTGTCTGCATAAAA TGTAACGCTGGTCACTGTCAGACCACATTTCATCCAACTTGCGCTAGAAGTGCGGGTTTTTACATGAATGTTAAGACTCTTAATGGCAAGATGCAGCACATGGCATATTGTGAAAAGCATAGCTTGGAGCAGAAGGCAAAG ACTGGAACTCAAAAACATGGAGAAGAGGAGATAAAGAGCATGAGGCAAGTCAGG gGTCAACTGGAGAGATTGCGTCTTCTTTGTGAAAGAATTGTTAGACgtgaaaaaataaag CGGGAGTTGGTTTTATGCTCACACAGCATACTTGCTTGCAAACGAGACCAAGTTGCTCGATCGGTGCTTGTTAGCAGTCCCTTTTTCCCTACAGATGTTAGTTCAGAATCAGCTACAACATCCCTCAAAGGGAATACAGATGGGTACAAGTCATTTGGTGATGCTGTCCAAAGGTCAGATGATGTCACAGTAGACAGCACCATTTCTGTCAAGCACAGAATTAAGGTGACTTTGACCATGGACACTGACCAAAAGACAGATGACAGCTCCACATCTCAAAGTCATTTTACTCCAAAACCTTCAGAGAGGATGCCTTTTGCTGGGAAGCAAATACCTCAAAGACCTTCTTCTGCATCTTATAGTATTTTGGAAGAGGGAGAATGGAGCTCAAAATCAAAG CATTATGAGACTTTTGAGAAAGAGTTGGTAATGACTTCAGATGAAGCATCGATGAAGAACCAGAAATTACCTAAAGGATATTTCTATATTCCTGTTGATTGCCTTCCAAAGGAGAAGCAGATCAATCAGGATGCTTGTTCTGGTGAACCCTTGGAACATGATAGGTAG